A region of Candidatus Poribacteria bacterium DNA encodes the following proteins:
- a CDS encoding DUF262 domain-containing protein yields MSTFNSDKRSLQNILEDIETGQIQLPDFQRNWRWDDEHILSLIASISQSFPVGAIMMLKNGGSVRFEKRRIAGTKPEIDGVTPDILILDGQQRLTALFQSLISGHAVNTLDPKKKKVQRWYYLDMKQCVADIIDWEGAVISVPKNRIVKGFRGEVILDLSDSNKEYQQNLFPVSRIFDTDPWMQGYLEYWELAQDKWALYQKFNNEVIKSFEQYQVPTITLDKDTPKEAVCLIFEKVNQQGVQLNVFELLTASLAAESFRLRDDWKLRQKRLREYKVLGKLEDVNFLQALTLIVTKNQNPAISCKRKDILELDRRSYEDWADQVENGFMKAARFLHRQKIFDAKDVPYSAQLVPLAAILTDLGNIGETEGTHRKIARWYWCGVLGEMYGAATDTRFASDLSEVTEWVKETGKEPRTIREANFREDRLSELRTRNGAAYKGIHALIMHDRDTTKCSDFRTGVPIDEKIFFDDKIDIHHIFPKKWCDKQGVESNDYNSIINKTALSARTNRMIGGRAPSEYLRRIQKGAAIETSKMDEILNSHLICPRTLRADNFKDFFQTRKEALLEVIEKAMGKKAIREGDDLPDTSV; encoded by the coding sequence ATGAGTACTTTCAATAGTGACAAACGCTCTCTCCAGAATATACTTGAAGACATTGAGACTGGACAAATACAACTACCCGATTTCCAGCGCAACTGGAGATGGGATGATGAACACATCCTAAGCCTTATCGCTAGTATATCACAATCATTCCCTGTCGGTGCGATAATGATGCTCAAGAATGGAGGTTCAGTTCGTTTTGAGAAACGCCGCATTGCGGGAACTAAACCTGAGATTGATGGAGTAACCCCTGACATCTTAATTTTGGACGGACAACAACGACTGACAGCCTTATTTCAATCTCTAATATCTGGGCACGCAGTCAATACATTGGATCCCAAAAAGAAAAAGGTTCAACGGTGGTATTATTTAGACATGAAACAGTGTGTCGCTGACATAATCGATTGGGAAGGAGCAGTCATTTCTGTCCCGAAAAACCGCATAGTGAAAGGGTTCCGTGGAGAGGTTATTCTTGATCTATCGGATTCAAATAAAGAATATCAACAAAACCTTTTTCCTGTAAGTCGAATTTTCGATACAGATCCGTGGATGCAGGGTTATCTTGAGTATTGGGAGTTGGCACAAGACAAATGGGCATTGTACCAAAAATTCAACAACGAAGTTATCAAGTCTTTTGAACAATATCAAGTACCAACCATTACCCTTGATAAAGACACTCCAAAAGAAGCTGTTTGTTTGATCTTTGAAAAGGTAAATCAGCAAGGAGTTCAGCTCAACGTTTTTGAACTTCTCACAGCGTCCCTCGCGGCAGAAAGCTTCCGGTTACGCGATGATTGGAAACTTAGACAAAAACGTCTAAGAGAATATAAAGTCCTAGGAAAACTTGAGGATGTCAATTTCCTACAAGCACTTACATTAATTGTGACAAAAAATCAGAACCCCGCAATTAGTTGTAAACGCAAGGACATTCTAGAATTGGATCGAAGGAGTTATGAAGATTGGGCAGATCAAGTCGAGAATGGATTTATGAAGGCAGCCCGCTTTTTGCATAGACAAAAAATTTTCGATGCAAAAGATGTTCCATATTCAGCTCAACTTGTCCCTCTCGCCGCTATTCTAACTGACCTAGGTAATATAGGAGAAACAGAAGGAACTCATCGCAAAATAGCTCGTTGGTATTGGTGCGGTGTGTTAGGTGAGATGTACGGTGCTGCTACTGACACTCGATTTGCCAGTGATCTTTCTGAAGTGACAGAGTGGGTGAAAGAAACAGGAAAAGAACCACGGACGATTCGCGAAGCAAACTTCAGAGAAGACAGATTATCCGAACTCCGAACCCGTAATGGTGCCGCGTATAAGGGAATCCACGCGTTGATTATGCACGACAGAGACACAACAAAATGCAGCGATTTTCGTACGGGAGTCCCTATTGATGAAAAGATCTTCTTTGATGACAAGATTGACATCCACCACATATTTCCCAAAAAATGGTGCGATAAACAAGGTGTCGAATCTAATGACTATAATAGTATTATTAATAAAACAGCACTCTCGGCACGTACAAATCGTATGATAGGTGGACGCGCTCCTTCAGAGTATTTGCGAAGAATACAAAAAGGGGCAGCGATAGAAACCTCCAAGATGGACGAAATACTCAATTCTCATCTTATCTGTCCAAGGACGCTTCGTGCTGATAATTTCAAAGATTTTTTTCAAACACGCAAAGAAGCCCTACTTGAGGTAATTGAGAAAGCAATGGGTAAAAAGGCAATCCGCGAAGGCGATGATCTGCCGGATACTTCGGTATAA
- a CDS encoding zinc-binding dehydrogenase, producing the protein MEAIQYTKSIPRYLAMRYLGKRWRSLYTSPVSCVHLVDIPEPQLPTPEWIKVKPRLSGICGSDLATITAKGSPYFSPFTSTPFVLGHEIVGDITEIGDAVDGFSVGARVVIEPALSCKVRGISPPCYQCQNLRFANCENITKGDISEGVQTGYCRDTGGGWSQSVLAHQSQLHLVPDDISDEAAVLLEPFACALHGVLKTKSSVGGICDPDASICVIGGGTIGLLTVAALRTLGHRNRIIIFAKYPHQQQLARELGADDVLSPNSDRYAAFSELTGAESYQPELGQQVLTGGVDVTFDCIGSSVTIDDALRFTRAGGEVILVGMPGIPKNVDWTSIWYKQLRVTGAYTYGLETHNEEEIHTFTLGMRLLQKMETHLRPLVSTLFPLRDYKRAIQTALNTGKTVTVKTAFDLRF; encoded by the coding sequence GTGGAAGCCATCCAATACACCAAAAGCATCCCACGTTATCTGGCAATGCGCTACCTTGGGAAACGGTGGCGAAGTCTTTATACGTCGCCCGTCTCTTGTGTGCATCTCGTTGATATACCAGAGCCACAACTGCCGACACCTGAATGGATCAAAGTCAAGCCCAGACTCAGCGGTATCTGTGGCTCCGATTTGGCGACAATTACTGCGAAAGGGAGCCCCTATTTCTCGCCGTTCACATCAACGCCTTTTGTGTTAGGACATGAAATCGTCGGCGATATTACGGAGATCGGGGATGCTGTGGACGGCTTTTCCGTTGGTGCACGCGTGGTGATTGAACCCGCGCTTTCATGCAAGGTGAGAGGCATTTCGCCGCCGTGTTATCAATGCCAAAACTTGCGCTTCGCTAACTGCGAAAATATCACAAAAGGAGACATCTCCGAAGGCGTTCAGACAGGCTACTGTCGCGATACGGGTGGCGGGTGGAGTCAGTCCGTTCTCGCACATCAATCACAACTCCATCTCGTCCCTGACGATATTTCGGACGAAGCCGCTGTCCTCCTCGAACCCTTCGCCTGCGCGCTACACGGGGTCCTGAAAACAAAAAGTTCGGTAGGAGGGATTTGTGATCCCGACGCTTCGATCTGTGTAATTGGTGGCGGTACCATCGGGTTGCTCACCGTCGCGGCACTTCGGACACTCGGTCACCGAAATCGAATTATCATCTTCGCCAAATACCCGCATCAACAGCAATTGGCGCGTGAACTCGGTGCAGATGACGTGCTATCACCGAACAGCGATCGATACGCGGCGTTCTCTGAGCTAACGGGTGCGGAATCGTACCAACCGGAGTTGGGACAACAGGTATTAACCGGTGGTGTGGACGTTACTTTTGACTGCATCGGGTCCAGCGTCACGATAGATGACGCGCTCCGTTTCACCCGTGCGGGTGGCGAAGTTATCTTAGTCGGTATGCCGGGAATCCCCAAAAACGTTGACTGGACCTCAATTTGGTATAAGCAATTGCGCGTAACAGGTGCCTATACGTACGGGCTCGAAACGCATAACGAGGAAGAAATTCATACCTTCACACTCGGTATGCGCCTCCTTCAAAAGATGGAAACCCATTTGCGTCCGCTGGTAAGCACACTTTTTCCGCTCAGAGATTATAAACGTGCCATCCAGACCGCCCTGAACACCGGCAAGACCGTCACGGTGAAAACCGCATTTGATTTACGGTTCTGA
- a CDS encoding lactate racemase domain-containing protein, protein MKYFTYFGNHLINAKLPDNSEVYYANPPLPGIKRDALSEHTQHAFENPLEMPPLSELVNGNSKVLILFDDNCQPFPATKKPDMRQIMIETLLRMLYGSGVEKKNIELICAVALHRKMKEHELAYMLGKNIMDEFYPDQLRNFDAEDAEQIVYVGHTEKDEIVETDKAVLEADLVIYVDTIQIPLNGGHKSVAVGLGTYNSIAPHHSPHMTSESPHVMQPEGSHMHACIERMSRLIQKETPILVLEAAMNGAIYPFHLRYVGKPNRDCNVAERVIKAFTPATLSLLPESLRYAILKSVRTDYEPIQINAGDIDAVHARTLKSMKDQLAIDIPRQFSTLVFGLPDMSPYAVDARINPVLVVSDILGYVFNWFYNKPIIKKDGVVIIMNPTYEIFHEEYHVAYKQFYDEVLAETTEPFEMQQKFQEKYAKDEYLIDCYRNKFAHHGFHPFTVWYWATYPLKYLAKVILVGPKEPRVAQRLGVDWAKNLDDALAMAREISGDDDVVALTMPPFFYANVGG, encoded by the coding sequence ATGAAGTATTTCACCTATTTTGGAAATCATCTCATCAACGCAAAACTACCGGACAATTCAGAGGTTTACTACGCGAACCCTCCGCTGCCCGGCATCAAGCGCGACGCACTAAGCGAACACACGCAGCACGCCTTTGAAAATCCACTTGAGATGCCACCGCTGAGCGAACTCGTCAATGGTAACTCAAAAGTGCTTATCCTGTTCGACGACAACTGCCAACCCTTTCCAGCCACGAAAAAACCTGATATGCGGCAGATTATGATTGAGACACTCCTGAGGATGCTTTACGGTTCCGGTGTGGAGAAGAAGAACATCGAACTGATATGCGCTGTCGCACTGCACCGAAAGATGAAGGAACACGAACTCGCTTATATGCTCGGCAAAAACATTATGGACGAGTTCTATCCAGACCAACTCCGAAACTTCGATGCGGAGGATGCAGAGCAGATTGTTTATGTAGGGCACACAGAAAAGGACGAAATCGTTGAGACGGATAAAGCCGTGCTCGAAGCCGATCTGGTAATTTATGTAGATACGATACAGATCCCACTCAACGGTGGACATAAATCTGTCGCCGTGGGTCTTGGGACGTATAACTCCATCGCACCTCACCACTCACCACACATGACATCGGAAAGTCCACACGTGATGCAACCGGAAGGTTCACACATGCATGCCTGTATCGAGCGGATGAGTCGTCTCATTCAGAAAGAGACCCCTATCTTGGTACTCGAAGCGGCGATGAACGGTGCGATCTATCCATTTCATCTTCGCTACGTCGGGAAACCGAACCGCGACTGTAACGTGGCAGAGCGCGTCATAAAAGCCTTTACACCGGCGACTTTATCACTTCTGCCCGAATCACTGCGTTACGCAATTCTCAAGAGTGTGCGGACGGACTATGAACCCATACAGATTAACGCAGGCGACATCGATGCTGTTCATGCAAGAACGTTGAAATCAATGAAAGATCAGTTGGCAATAGACATCCCGCGCCAGTTCAGTACTTTAGTCTTCGGACTCCCTGATATGAGTCCTTATGCTGTCGACGCGCGTATCAATCCCGTTCTGGTGGTGAGCGACATCTTAGGCTACGTCTTCAATTGGTTCTACAACAAACCCATCATCAAAAAGGACGGCGTTGTTATCATCATGAACCCGACGTATGAGATTTTCCACGAAGAGTATCACGTCGCCTACAAGCAGTTTTACGATGAAGTCCTCGCCGAAACGACGGAACCCTTTGAGATGCAGCAGAAGTTTCAGGAGAAATACGCGAAAGACGAGTATCTCATCGACTGCTATCGGAACAAATTCGCGCATCACGGCTTTCATCCGTTTACTGTCTGGTATTGGGCAACATATCCGTTGAAATATCTGGCGAAGGTGATTCTCGTCGGTCCGAAGGAGCCGAGAGTCGCACAGCGGTTGGGTGTTGATTGGGCAAAAAACTTAGACGACGCGCTCGCAATGGCACGCGAAATCTCCGGTGATGACGATGTAGTCGCCTTAACAATGCCGCCGTTCTTCTATGCAAACGTTGGAGGTTAG
- a CDS encoding type II toxin-antitoxin system VapC family toxin, with the protein MSSKVYVETSVIGAYFEERKDIVSASQRHWSRLWWDQIKSGYDVVVSEAVINELANPNYPYSQDTVALVEDIQRVESVDEVYDIINVYVTRKLMPQDILGDALHLALASYHKCDYLLTWNCRHLANPNKFQHIRIVNTALGLYVPVITTPNQLIGEPND; encoded by the coding sequence ATGTCTTCAAAAGTTTACGTTGAAACCTCAGTTATTGGTGCATACTTTGAGGAGAGAAAAGATATTGTCTCGGCTTCACAACGTCATTGGTCCCGTCTTTGGTGGGATCAAATCAAAAGTGGGTATGATGTAGTAGTTAGCGAAGCAGTCATTAACGAATTAGCCAATCCGAACTACCCTTACTCACAAGATACCGTTGCTTTAGTAGAGGATATACAACGTGTTGAGTCTGTCGACGAGGTCTATGACATTATTAACGTTTACGTTACGCGAAAGCTGATGCCACAAGATATTTTGGGAGATGCCCTGCACTTAGCTCTTGCTTCATACCACAAATGTGATTACTTATTGACATGGAATTGCAGACATTTAGCAAACCCAAACAAATTTCAACATATTCGGATTGTGAACACAGCGTTAGGGTTGTACGTCCCAGTAATTACTACACCAAACCAGTTAATAGGAGAACCCAATGATTAA
- a CDS encoding methionine synthase, with the protein MQDTDILIPTSTIGSYAPPSWLCVTLEAIGRGELGETDINETLDDAVRTAIADQERAGVDIVTEGEMRRQDFVLGFYERFPGLEQLPAPRTQGPDGHDQRGKWLPSVPLAAPDGLGILAEFEFAKNETTKPLKVTCPGPFTLSGRIQTGGIYKERLEVAYACAEIINTELRQLVAAGTEFIQLDEPSYAVYPDRPEEFVKLFNHTVEGISAKIGLHICFGNYRGRAVGKRSYRPLFPHILDAAFDQLALEFANREMAEIALWSEFPNDKELAAGLIDVKNYYVETPEDVAALLREALKHVRPEKLAITPDCGFSQTARWAAAAKLKTMVAGTEIVRHELTGASS; encoded by the coding sequence ATGCAAGATACGGACATTTTGATACCTACAAGTACGATCGGAAGTTACGCCCCGCCGAGTTGGCTGTGTGTGACACTGGAGGCAATCGGACGCGGAGAACTCGGCGAAACCGACATCAACGAAACCCTTGACGACGCAGTCCGAACTGCCATCGCCGATCAGGAGCGCGCTGGCGTTGACATTGTTACAGAGGGTGAGATGCGCCGCCAAGACTTCGTGCTCGGTTTCTATGAACGGTTCCCCGGATTAGAACAACTTCCGGCTCCCAGAACACAGGGGCCGGATGGACACGATCAGCGAGGCAAATGGCTGCCCTCTGTTCCACTCGCAGCACCTGATGGACTCGGTATCCTCGCAGAATTTGAATTTGCGAAAAACGAAACAACGAAACCGCTCAAGGTAACATGCCCCGGTCCGTTCACCCTCTCCGGACGAATTCAGACAGGTGGTATCTATAAAGAGCGACTTGAAGTTGCTTACGCTTGTGCCGAGATTATCAATACAGAACTCCGTCAACTCGTCGCAGCAGGTACGGAATTTATCCAGTTAGACGAACCCTCTTACGCCGTTTACCCCGACCGGCCCGAAGAGTTTGTCAAACTTTTCAATCACACGGTTGAAGGTATCTCTGCAAAGATTGGACTGCATATCTGTTTCGGTAACTACCGCGGCAGAGCCGTCGGTAAACGTTCATACCGTCCGCTCTTCCCACACATTTTAGACGCAGCTTTCGATCAACTTGCACTGGAGTTTGCAAACCGAGAAATGGCAGAAATCGCATTGTGGAGCGAATTCCCGAACGATAAAGAACTCGCCGCAGGGCTTATCGATGTCAAAAATTACTACGTGGAGACACCAGAGGACGTTGCAGCGTTGCTGCGCGAAGCACTCAAGCATGTGCGTCCCGAAAAACTTGCGATTACACCGGATTGCGGTTTCAGCCAGACAGCGCGATGGGCAGCCGCCGCCAAACTTAAAACGATGGTAGCCGGTACTGAGATTGTTCGTCATGAACTCACAGGAGCATCCTCCTAA
- a CDS encoding AAA family ATPase: MSTNRKIPTPEEIEKEFQEFVQQKYGGSVRLINATASEATPETQEEDEGPEPKKTFDLKFDLKPKEIKQYLDRYVIKQDDAKKALAIAVCDHYNHVRECHEDPTAADADYSKQNIVMLGPTGVGKTYLIRHIAKLIGVPFVKADATRFSETGYVGANVDDLIRELVTQAEDNLELAQYGIIYLDEADKIATPPNIIGRDVSGRGVQIGLLKLMEETEVDLRAGNDVASQMRAAMEFQKSGKVDKEVINTRHILFIISGAFTGMADIIKKRMHQSKIGFNAEITSQTDETAQYFEDVTPKDFIDFGFEPEFIGRLPVHVVCTELRVDDLFYILKHSEGSIIRQYENAFRAYGITALFSDSGLQRIAEKAIEQKTGARALMTVCEKVLRNYKFELPSTGVTEFVVTAEVVDDPDVELKRIIEDTDYNRNSVMCEQIRRYEAQFYAEHQLHIQFDDEATALICERAIADGQTVQQVCDQLLESYQHGLNLIKQNTGQSTFTFPKSVLENPDQVLEEWIRDSYTTKGGE, translated from the coding sequence ATGAGCACAAACAGGAAAATACCTACACCTGAAGAAATCGAAAAGGAATTCCAAGAATTCGTACAACAGAAGTATGGTGGTAGCGTCCGCTTGATTAACGCGACCGCCAGTGAAGCCACACCCGAAACACAAGAAGAGGACGAAGGACCGGAGCCGAAAAAGACCTTCGATCTGAAGTTTGATCTCAAACCGAAAGAGATTAAGCAATACCTCGACCGATACGTGATTAAACAGGACGATGCAAAGAAGGCACTCGCGATCGCCGTCTGTGACCACTATAACCACGTCCGGGAGTGCCACGAAGACCCAACCGCTGCGGATGCAGACTACTCCAAGCAGAACATTGTTATGCTCGGACCAACCGGTGTCGGCAAGACGTATCTCATCCGACACATTGCCAAACTCATCGGCGTGCCGTTCGTCAAAGCGGATGCGACCCGATTCAGCGAGACGGGTTACGTCGGTGCGAATGTAGACGACTTAATCCGAGAATTGGTAACGCAAGCCGAAGACAACCTCGAATTGGCACAGTACGGCATCATCTACCTTGACGAAGCGGACAAAATCGCGACACCCCCAAATATCATCGGACGTGATGTAAGCGGTCGCGGTGTGCAGATCGGGCTTCTCAAATTGATGGAGGAGACCGAAGTTGACCTGCGCGCAGGAAACGATGTCGCCTCGCAGATGCGTGCCGCCATGGAATTCCAGAAAAGTGGTAAGGTCGATAAAGAGGTCATCAATACGCGGCACATCCTCTTTATTATCAGCGGCGCGTTCACCGGTATGGCAGATATTATCAAGAAACGTATGCATCAAAGTAAAATCGGCTTCAATGCCGAGATTACCAGCCAAACTGATGAGACGGCACAGTATTTTGAGGATGTCACACCGAAAGACTTCATCGACTTCGGTTTTGAACCTGAGTTCATCGGACGACTCCCCGTGCATGTCGTCTGTACGGAACTTAGAGTAGATGACCTATTCTACATTCTGAAGCACTCCGAAGGCTCCATCATCCGCCAATATGAGAACGCCTTCCGCGCTTATGGCATCACGGCACTGTTTTCGGACAGCGGTTTACAGCGAATCGCCGAAAAAGCGATTGAACAAAAGACCGGGGCGCGCGCCTTGATGACGGTTTGCGAAAAGGTACTGCGCAATTATAAATTTGAGCTTCCCTCTACCGGGGTCACGGAATTCGTCGTTACCGCCGAGGTTGTCGATGATCCCGATGTTGAACTCAAACGGATAATCGAAGATACCGATTACAACCGTAATTCCGTGATGTGCGAGCAAATTCGCCGATATGAGGCACAGTTCTACGCCGAACACCAATTGCACATCCAGTTCGATGACGAAGCAACGGCACTCATCTGTGAACGCGCGATTGCAGACGGACAAACAGTCCAACAGGTCTGCGATCAGCTGTTAGAAAGCTACCAGCACGGGTTGAACCTCATCAAACAGAACACGGGGCAATCTACATTCACCTTTCCAAAGTCGGTTCTGGAAAACCCAGATCAGGTACTTGAAGAGTGGATACGGGACTCCTATACCACAAAAGGTGGAGAATAG
- a CDS encoding chlorite dismutase family protein, which yields MNTERKRQPRPEPVDLREIGAPIDGEPQISDQRLFFQLHVFEGCLDPRFITETLEKGSLDAVVYDDLNHPTGSGVLFIAEDPAMLMPASRTLLLKAQEVPDLLYRSEMTMTGRTYSSGREPNLEEWLLNKPRQNVLNPDFPWAIWYPLRRKPEFYRLEHRERGRILGEHAMLGRSYAAGGYASDIRLACFGLDTNDNEFVIGLVGPELYPLSRLIQDMRQTEQTTKYIESLGPFFVGKVRTQFSIKH from the coding sequence ATGAACACCGAACGAAAAAGACAACCACGACCAGAACCGGTAGACCTACGAGAAATCGGTGCGCCTATTGACGGAGAACCACAGATTAGCGACCAACGTTTGTTCTTCCAACTCCACGTTTTTGAAGGATGCTTAGACCCCAGATTCATCACCGAGACACTTGAAAAAGGAAGTTTAGACGCAGTCGTATACGATGATCTGAACCATCCAACAGGGAGCGGTGTGCTTTTTATTGCCGAAGACCCAGCGATGCTAATGCCAGCGTCGCGAACCTTACTCCTAAAAGCACAAGAGGTTCCTGACCTTTTGTATCGTTCAGAGATGACCATGACGGGTCGAACCTATTCAAGCGGCAGAGAGCCTAATTTGGAAGAATGGCTTCTCAATAAACCGCGCCAAAATGTTCTCAACCCTGACTTTCCATGGGCAATTTGGTATCCGTTGCGCCGAAAACCCGAATTCTATCGCCTTGAACACCGTGAGCGCGGAAGAATTTTAGGTGAACATGCTATGCTCGGTCGCAGTTATGCCGCGGGAGGATATGCCAGCGATATCCGTCTCGCTTGTTTCGGATTAGATACAAACGACAATGAATTTGTTATCGGTTTAGTCGGTCCTGAATTATACCCGCTATCGCGTTTGATACAGGATATGCGGCAAACGGAGCAGACGACCAAATACATTGAATCGCTCGGTCCGTTCTTTGTGGGGAAAGTTCGGACGCAATTTTCAATTAAACACTAA
- a CDS encoding ABC transporter permease, producing MRNVLAVCTKELYTYFVSPIAYFVCFVFTAISGFLFSIMLITASNSGGTGGFVMGTLFGNMAIILIFFTPVLTMRLFAEERKSGTIELLLTSPITDGQVVLGKFFASCTLVLIMLSLTFLFPLLTQRFGYLDKGLLLSGYLGIFLISSSLLALGMLMSSMCKNQLVAALTSFGILITLWVVGALSARGGSIVQFLSYLSLSEHYHDFARGVILLKDVVYYLSFTGVCLFATFKSIESSKWR from the coding sequence ATGAGAAATGTGCTTGCCGTTTGCACAAAAGAACTTTATACATATTTCGTCTCACCGATCGCCTATTTCGTCTGCTTTGTCTTCACAGCGATTTCAGGGTTCCTTTTTTCCATCATGCTCATTACTGCAAGCAACAGTGGCGGTACAGGCGGATTCGTGATGGGGACACTTTTCGGCAATATGGCTATCATCTTGATCTTTTTTACGCCAGTGTTGACGATGAGACTCTTTGCAGAAGAACGGAAATCCGGAACAATTGAACTCCTCCTCACCTCCCCAATTACAGATGGACAAGTCGTTCTCGGCAAATTTTTCGCGAGTTGTACACTGGTGCTTATCATGCTCAGTCTGACATTCCTGTTCCCACTACTGACGCAACGTTTCGGTTATCTCGACAAGGGTCTCCTGCTAAGCGGCTATCTTGGTATTTTTCTAATTAGTTCTTCGCTTCTGGCATTAGGGATGCTGATGTCATCAATGTGCAAGAACCAACTCGTCGCAGCATTGACGAGTTTCGGCATCCTCATAACGTTATGGGTGGTCGGCGCGCTCTCAGCCCGCGGTGGATCCATAGTCCAATTCCTGAGCTACCTATCGCTATCCGAACACTACCACGACTTTGCCCGTGGTGTCATCCTTTTGAAAGATGTTGTCTACTACCTCAGTTTCACAGGTGTCTGCCTGTTTGCGACGTTCAAGTCCATCGAATCATCAAAATGGAGGTAG
- a CDS encoding GldG family protein yields METNKGITGPLFGFLTLIFSFITIASWIFQAFPIFWICLLLALVSLAVFARLQFADFMNFFVSRQARYGANVALSIVGVIGIAVFVNAIVINRFDKKVDLTKFQLYTLSEQTQTVLKNLEKEIHVIAFFKDSNSQAARVKDMLELYQRETEYLTVSFKDPEIDIQLSNKYNILWDGTTIFESGERLEKVTSVEEQKFTSAILKLIRDETKKIYFLVGHEEHGLDDLFDNGYSTVRTELENQNYDAVPLSLLIEPDIPADCEALVIAGPKTALSSHEINIVSKYLRRNGKLFLMLDPSVISAEDVNRGLVRLMRRWGITIGNDLVIDKTQFFPLFGPKAPVPGPELHEITRPMREPVVFPYTRSVTPIEDRPASLSVKSLMKTVGGTQDSWGETQRISDGTFGEDSTYTTGVDTPPPVSISVAIEQKADENNSDKTTGGPTRIVVFGDSDFAANALFRAPARDLFLSIINWLTLEEDLIGIRPIDLQGQTLRQMHVQDGRLVQITSVFLMPSIVFIAGLIVWWQRRKGENA; encoded by the coding sequence ATGGAAACTAACAAAGGGATCACGGGTCCGCTCTTCGGTTTTCTCACATTAATTTTCAGTTTCATCACCATCGCCAGTTGGATTTTCCAAGCATTCCCCATTTTCTGGATTTGCCTGCTTCTTGCACTTGTCTCATTGGCTGTTTTTGCTCGCTTGCAATTTGCCGACTTCATGAATTTCTTTGTCAGTCGCCAAGCGCGTTACGGTGCGAACGTTGCCTTGAGTATCGTTGGGGTTATCGGCATAGCGGTTTTTGTCAACGCCATTGTTATAAATCGGTTCGATAAAAAGGTAGACTTAACGAAGTTCCAACTTTACACGCTCTCGGAGCAGACGCAGACCGTTCTCAAAAACCTTGAGAAAGAAATCCATGTAATAGCGTTCTTTAAAGACAGTAACTCACAAGCAGCCCGCGTCAAAGATATGCTGGAATTGTATCAGCGCGAAACCGAATATCTCACGGTCTCATTCAAAGATCCTGAAATTGACATCCAACTCAGCAACAAGTATAATATCCTGTGGGACGGCACAACAATTTTTGAGAGTGGTGAGCGGCTGGAGAAGGTAACCAGCGTTGAGGAACAGAAATTCACGAGTGCAATTCTCAAACTCATCCGCGACGAAACCAAGAAGATTTACTTCCTTGTCGGTCATGAAGAACACGGACTTGATGATTTATTTGATAACGGATACAGTACCGTGCGGACAGAGTTAGAGAATCAGAATTACGATGCCGTCCCGCTCTCGCTCTTGATAGAACCAGATATCCCGGCGGATTGTGAGGCACTTGTCATTGCGGGTCCAAAAACCGCTTTGTCCTCTCATGAAATCAACATAGTGTCGAAATATTTGCGGCGCAACGGGAAACTGTTCCTGATGCTCGACCCATCGGTAATCTCAGCGGAAGATGTCAATAGAGGACTCGTCCGACTTATGAGACGATGGGGTATCACGATCGGAAACGACCTCGTCATCGACAAGACCCAATTTTTTCCATTGTTCGGACCGAAGGCACCGGTTCCAGGTCCCGAATTGCACGAGATCACACGTCCCATGCGAGAACCCGTAGTGTTTCCGTATACGCGTTCTGTGACACCCATAGAAGACAGACCCGCGAGTCTCAGTGTTAAATCCCTTATGAAGACCGTCGGTGGCACACAAGACAGTTGGGGAGAAACACAACGTATCAGTGACGGCACATTCGGCGAAGACTCCACCTATACAACCGGTGTAGACACACCGCCTCCTGTGTCCATTTCTGTCGCTATTGAGCAGAAAGCCGACGAAAACAACTCGGACAAAACTACAGGTGGTCCCACCCGCATTGTCGTTTTTGGGGATTCAGATTTCGCAGCAAACGCTCTTTTCCGAGCACCAGCCAGAGACCTATTTCTATCTATAATTAATTGGCTCACACTGGAGGAGGATCTCATTGGGATCCGTCCTATCGACTTACAAGGACAAACGCTGCGGCAGATGCACGTGCAAGACGGACGTTTGGTGCAAATAACTTCAGTCTTCCTAATGCCTTCAATTGTCTTTATTGCCGGGCTAATTGTCTGGTGGCAGCGCCGCAAAGGAGAGAACGCGTGA